A section of the Methanococcus vannielii SB genome encodes:
- the rpmC gene encoding 50S ribosomal protein L29 — translation MAILKASEIREFSIDEMNEKIAELKRELMKEGVNKSTGGAPSNPGKIKEIKKTIARILTIINEKEAKALNA, via the coding sequence ATGGCAATCTTAAAAGCTAGCGAGATCAGGGAATTTTCAATTGATGAAATGAATGAAAAAATCGCTGAATTAAAAAGGGAATTGATGAAAGAAGGGGTAAACAAGTCAACAGGCGGCGCACCTTCAAATCCTGGTAAGATAAAAGAAATTAAAAAGACCATTGCAAGAATTTTAACTATTATTAATGAAAAAGAAGCTAAAGCATTAAATGCTTAA
- a CDS encoding 30S ribosomal protein S17 yields the protein MSNIGIDVKAPENVCEDVNCPFHGTLSVRGQIFEGVVSGDKGHNTIVIKREVTGYISKYERYEKRTTSLVAHNPPCINAKTGDVVKVMECRPVSKTKSFVVIEKTENLE from the coding sequence ATGTCAAACATTGGAATCGATGTAAAAGCTCCTGAAAATGTTTGTGAAGATGTAAACTGTCCATTCCACGGAACTTTATCCGTAAGGGGACAAATCTTTGAAGGTGTCGTTTCAGGCGACAAAGGTCACAACACTATTGTGATAAAAAGAGAAGTAACTGGATACATCTCAAAATATGAAAGATATGAAAAAAGAACAACTTCGTTGGTTGCGCACAACCCGCCATGTATCAATGCAAAAACTGGCGATGTTGTGAAAGTTATGGAATGCAGGCCAGTCAGTAAAACAAAATCATTTGTTGTTATTGAAAAAACTGAAAACCTGGAATAA
- a CDS encoding 50S ribosomal protein L14: MKGLGSTIVRSLPNGARLVCADNTGAKELEVIAVKNYSGTVRRLPSAGVGQIVFVSVKKGTPEMRKQVLPAIIIRQKKEYKRADGTRVKFEDNAAVIVTPEGTPKGSDIKGPVSKEAAERWPGVSRLAKIIH, translated from the coding sequence ATGAAAGGACTAGGTTCAACAATCGTAAGATCATTACCAAACGGAGCAAGACTCGTCTGTGCAGACAACACAGGTGCAAAAGAGCTTGAAGTAATTGCAGTTAAAAACTACTCAGGTACGGTAAGGAGATTGCCTTCTGCAGGAGTAGGCCAAATTGTTTTCGTTTCAGTTAAAAAAGGTACTCCTGAAATGAGAAAACAGGTATTGCCTGCAATTATTATCCGACAGAAAAAGGAATACAAAAGAGCTGACGGTACAAGAGTTAAATTCGAAGATAACGCAGCTGTTATTGTAACTCCAGAAGGAACGCCAAAAGGTTCAGACATCAAAGGCCCTGTTTCAAAAGAAGCTGCTGAAAGATGGCCAGGTGTTTCAAGATTAGCTAAAATTATTCACTAA
- the yciH gene encoding stress response translation initiation inhibitor YciH — MPEICPICGLPKDLCVCEEIAKEEQKIKVYVTKRRFGKLMTVVDGFDADLIDVKDLAKKLKDICACGGTVKKDSIELQGDHRKKAEEILIKMGFSKDMIDVR; from the coding sequence ATGCCAGAGATTTGTCCTATATGTGGTTTACCGAAAGATTTGTGTGTTTGTGAAGAAATCGCAAAAGAAGAACAAAAAATTAAAGTTTACGTGACTAAAAGAAGGTTTGGTAAGCTAATGACAGTTGTCGATGGCTTTGATGCTGACTTGATTGATGTAAAAGATTTAGCTAAAAAGTTAAAAGATATATGTGCTTGTGGCGGAACCGTAAAGAAAGATTCAATCGAATTACAAGGGGACCACAGGAAAAAAGCTGAAGAAATCCTGATAAAAATGGGTTTCTCAAAAGACATGATTGATGTCAGATAA
- a CDS encoding 30S ribosomal protein S4e: MAIKGPRKHLKRLAAPANWQLPRKERTFTVRPSPGPHSMDKSLPLLLIVRDTLKCADNAREAKKIIQMGKILIDGVKRKEYKHPVGLMDVLSIPELNENYLVLFDENGRISLKKTEKTGVKLCKIVNKTVIKGGHIQLNLHDGRNQIVKVANALKAEEDIYKTGDSVLVSLPEQAVVGHVEFNEGKLAYITGGKHVGEFAKVVEVEKRTLYSDIVTLENKDGEKFKTIKPYVFIVGQDEPVISM; encoded by the coding sequence ATGGCAATTAAAGGACCTAGAAAACATCTTAAAAGATTGGCTGCTCCAGCAAATTGGCAACTTCCTAGAAAAGAAAGAACATTTACTGTGAGACCATCACCTGGACCACATTCAATGGACAAATCCTTGCCGTTATTATTAATTGTAAGAGATACTTTAAAATGTGCTGATAATGCAAGAGAAGCTAAAAAAATTATCCAAATGGGCAAAATTTTAATTGACGGCGTCAAGAGAAAAGAATACAAACACCCTGTAGGATTAATGGATGTTTTATCAATTCCTGAACTTAACGAAAATTACCTTGTATTATTTGACGAAAATGGAAGAATCAGTTTGAAAAAGACTGAAAAAACCGGCGTAAAATTGTGCAAAATCGTGAATAAAACTGTTATTAAAGGTGGCCATATCCAGTTGAACCTTCACGATGGTAGAAACCAAATTGTAAAAGTTGCAAATGCTTTAAAAGCAGAAGAAGACATTTACAAAACTGGAGATAGCGTTTTAGTTTCATTACCTGAACAAGCAGTTGTAGGACATGTTGAATTTAACGAAGGGAAGTTAGCATACATCACTGGCGGTAAACACGTAGGAGAATTTGCTAAAGTCGTTGAAGTTGAAAAAAGAACATTGTACTCTGACATCGTAACCTTAGAAAATAAGGACGGAGAAAAATTCAAAACAATTAAACCTTATGTGTTCATTGTAGGTCAGGATGAACCCGTAATCTCAATGTAA
- a CDS encoding elongation factor 1-beta yields the protein MATVIAKIKAMPTSPEINKETLKESLKELVEKFGAKCRGVIDEPLAFGLYSVFIMVEMEEQEGGMDPIEEAMNALDDVESAEVVELSLV from the coding sequence ATGGCAACAGTTATCGCTAAAATAAAGGCAATGCCTACAAGCCCTGAAATAAATAAAGAAACTTTAAAAGAATCTTTAAAAGAACTTGTTGAAAAATTTGGTGCAAAGTGTAGGGGAGTTATTGACGAACCGCTCGCATTTGGACTATACTCAGTATTTATAATGGTTGAAATGGAAGAACAAGAAGGCGGAATGGATCCTATTGAGGAAGCTATGAATGCTTTAGATGACGTAGAAAGTGCTGAAGTTGTAGAACTTTCACTCGTATAA
- the rnp1 gene encoding ribonuclease P protein component 1 yields the protein MKFSQNILRHELVGLNLEIVNSTDKRLISTKGRVINETRNMLVIEKNNGKEITVPKEISIFRFEFSDLDTPKKVDIDGRLLIGRPEDRLKRKIKQLYPY from the coding sequence ATGAAATTCTCACAAAATATATTGAGACATGAACTAGTTGGATTAAATCTTGAAATTGTAAATTCTACAGATAAAAGATTAATTTCAACAAAAGGGAGAGTAATAAACGAAACCAGAAATATGCTGGTTATCGAAAAAAATAATGGTAAGGAAATTACCGTTCCAAAAGAAATTTCGATATTTCGATTTGAATTTTCAGATTTGGATACCCCTAAAAAGGTAGATATTGATGGAAGACTTCTTATTGGAAGGCCTGAAGACAGGCTAAAAAGGAAAATAAAACAACTCTACCCATACTAG
- the mfnE gene encoding [5-(aminomethyl)furan-3-yl]methyl phosphate kinase, which yields MHVIKIGGSLTFNSKNLLSKLIELNKKIVLVPGGGNFADSVRELYDRTDLGELGAHKIATICTDITGIYFSEISGIKTANNLFDAKKILENENIVIILPSKIILSTDELPCSWSVTSDSFAAYIAKLLKSKVLIIATDVDGIYDKYPEGKLLNTINTKTIKGFTSVDKHLPKLISEYGIECFVVNGNHPERIKNILNDVSDTYTKITLE from the coding sequence ATGCACGTTATAAAAATTGGCGGAAGTTTAACCTTTAACTCAAAAAATCTCCTTTCAAAGCTAATTGAATTAAATAAAAAAATAGTTTTAGTTCCAGGCGGGGGAAATTTTGCAGATTCTGTCCGAGAACTTTATGACAGAACAGATTTAGGGGAGTTAGGGGCCCATAAGATTGCCACGATATGTACTGACATTACTGGAATTTATTTTTCAGAAATTTCCGGAATAAAGACTGCAAATAATCTTTTTGATGCAAAAAAAATCCTTGAAAACGAAAACATTGTTATAATACTTCCTTCAAAGATAATACTTAGTACTGATGAACTTCCGTGTTCTTGGAGTGTTACTTCTGATTCGTTTGCAGCATACATTGCAAAATTATTAAAATCCAAAGTGTTAATTATCGCAACAGATGTCGACGGAATTTATGATAAATATCCGGAAGGAAAACTATTAAATACAATAAATACAAAAACGATTAAAGGTTTTACATCTGTGGATAAACACCTACCAAAACTTATATCCGAATACGGCATCGAGTGCTTCGTTGTTAACGGAAATCATCCTGAGAGAATAAAAAACATTTTGAACGACGTTTCAGATACATATACGAAAATAACACTAGAATAA
- a CDS encoding 50S ribosomal protein L22 codes for MAKLGYKVEADPSKTAKAMGRTLRISKKHALEICREINGMKLETAVSFLNRVLALETPVPFKVHNKDVPHRKGKIGTHAGRFPQKATEEILKVLDNAKKNAEYKGLNTEKLRIKHISSNKGFIIKRFMPRAFGRASPKYQETIHIQVILEEFY; via the coding sequence ATGGCAAAATTAGGATATAAAGTTGAAGCAGACCCTTCAAAAACTGCAAAAGCTATGGGCAGAACTTTAAGAATTTCAAAAAAACACGCACTTGAAATTTGTAGAGAAATTAACGGAATGAAATTAGAGACAGCTGTTTCATTCTTAAATAGAGTTCTTGCATTAGAAACTCCAGTCCCATTTAAAGTACACAATAAGGATGTTCCACACAGAAAAGGAAAAATTGGAACTCATGCAGGTAGATTTCCACAGAAAGCTACTGAAGAAATATTAAAAGTGTTAGATAACGCTAAGAAAAACGCTGAATACAAAGGATTAAACACAGAAAAGTTAAGGATTAAACACATTTCTTCAAATAAAGGATTTATAATAAAAAGATTCATGCCTAGAGCGTTTGGTAGAGCAAGTCCTAAATACCAAGAAACAATCCACATTCAAGTAATTCTTGAAGAATTCTACTAA
- the rplX gene encoding 50S ribosomal protein L24: MVLTNSKQPRKQRKALYNAPLHLRNSVMSAMLSKALKEKYGKNALPVKKGDTVKVLRGSFKGIEGEVSKVNYSGYKIIVEGVVNKKQDGKETPYPIHPSNVMITKMEDSDEKRFKTSNK; encoded by the coding sequence ATGGTTTTGACAAACTCAAAACAGCCAAGAAAACAAAGAAAAGCACTCTACAACGCACCATTACATTTAAGAAATAGCGTTATGTCTGCAATGTTATCAAAAGCATTAAAAGAAAAATACGGTAAAAACGCCCTACCTGTGAAAAAAGGAGATACTGTAAAAGTTCTTCGTGGAAGTTTCAAAGGAATTGAAGGCGAAGTTTCAAAAGTCAACTATTCAGGATACAAAATTATTGTTGAAGGAGTAGTTAACAAAAAGCAGGATGGAAAAGAAACGCCGTACCCAATTCATCCATCAAACGTTATGATTACAAAAATGGAAGATTCAGACGAAAAGAGATTTAAAACATCAAATAAATAA
- a CDS encoding zinc finger domain-containing protein: MKQKCTTCNTEIAPRENAAKFLCPNCGKAELVRCEKCRKLSNVYNCPVCGYEGP, encoded by the coding sequence ATGAAACAAAAATGTACTACATGCAATACCGAAATTGCTCCAAGAGAAAATGCTGCAAAATTCTTATGCCCTAACTGTGGAAAAGCAGAACTTGTAAGGTGCGAAAAGTGCAGAAAATTAAGTAACGTCTACAACTGCCCAGTATGTGGATACGAAGGCCCTTAA
- a CDS encoding 30S ribosomal protein S3: MIERTFIAENVSETLIDEYFKGKLVRAGYSHLELKKTPIGTRITVFAEKPGFVIGRKGKMVKELTDTLTEVYKVENPQIEVKPLETPDLDPAIVGHKIAASLEKGMHFRKTAHSAVRRVMAAGAKGVAIIISGKLSGERSRTEKFMDGYMKHCGEPAEELVIKSHQLAKLKLGIVGVTVKIMRPDVSLPDEIIILSGEIKEVTEFSEVSQE, from the coding sequence ATGATTGAAAGAACATTTATCGCAGAGAATGTTTCCGAAACATTAATTGACGAGTATTTTAAAGGTAAACTCGTAAGAGCTGGTTACAGTCACTTAGAACTTAAAAAAACGCCAATCGGAACAAGAATAACAGTTTTTGCTGAAAAACCTGGTTTTGTTATTGGTAGAAAAGGTAAAATGGTTAAAGAATTAACCGATACACTTACTGAAGTTTACAAAGTGGAAAATCCACAAATTGAAGTAAAACCTCTTGAAACTCCAGATTTAGACCCTGCAATTGTGGGACACAAAATTGCAGCTTCATTAGAAAAAGGAATGCATTTTAGAAAAACAGCTCACTCTGCCGTAAGGAGAGTTATGGCTGCAGGCGCTAAAGGAGTTGCAATTATTATATCCGGAAAACTATCTGGAGAAAGGTCAAGAACCGAAAAATTCATGGATGGATACATGAAACACTGTGGTGAACCTGCAGAAGAGCTCGTTATCAAGTCACACCAGTTAGCTAAATTAAAACTCGGTATCGTTGGAGTTACCGTAAAAATAATGAGGCCAGATGTATCATTACCTGATGAAATAATAATATTATCTGGCGAAATTAAAGAAGTTACTGAATTTAGTGAAGTATCCCAAGAATAA